Proteins from one Cryptomeria japonica chromosome 4, Sugi_1.0, whole genome shotgun sequence genomic window:
- the LOC131033150 gene encoding glutathione S-transferase U19, with protein MASEDEVKLLGFWASPFALRVLIGLEEKGIKYEYVEQDLASKSPLLLEMNPVHKQVPVLIHNGRPVAESAIILQYIDEVWSNSSVFLPSDPYDRAMVRFWVDFIDKLIEAGRCIWLSIGEKQEEGKRQALEILTILEENLKGKNYFGGNTFGMVDITFAPLICWFPIYETIADFKFMFEDKFPNIFSWMKKCIERESVNKALPQQERLLQMTTKLRIILLRDQA; from the exons ATGGCAAGTGAAGATGAGGTTAAACTTCTTGGCTTTTGGGCCAGCCCCTTTGCCCTGAGAGTGTTGATTGGGCTTGAAGAAAAGGGCATCAAATATGAGTATGTGGAACAAGATTTGGCATCTAAGAGCCCCCTGTTGCTGGAAATGAATCCTGTTCATAAGCAGGTACCTGTTCTCATTCATAATGGCAGGCCTGTGGCTGAGTCTGCCATTATACTGCAATATATTGATGAGGTGTGGAGCAACAGTTCAGTTTTCTTACCATCTGATCCATATGACCGAGCCATGGTTCGATTTTGGGTAGATTTTATAGATAAG CTGATTGAAGCAGGAAGGTGCATATGGTTAAGTATAGGAGAAAAACAAGAAGAAGGAAAGCGACAAGCTTTGGAAATTTTAacaatattagaagaaaatctcaaaggaaaaaattattttggagGAAACACTTTTGGAATGGTAGATATTACATTTGCCCCATTGATATGTTGGTTTCCGATTTATGAAACTATTGCAGATTTTAAGTTTATGTTTGAGGATAAATTTCCAAACATATTTTCATGGATGAAAAAATGTATTGAGAGGGAGAGCGTAAACAAAGCACTTCCACAACAAGAAAGACTGCTACAAATGACAACTAAGCTCAGAATTATTTTGCTTCGGGATCAAGCTTAG
- the LOC131875397 gene encoding glutathione S-transferase U21-like produces MAGKDEVKLLGFWASPFALRVMIALEEKGIKYEYIEEDLLSKKSPLLLELNPVHKQVPVLIHNGRPVVESAIILQYIDEVWSNGLAFLPSDPYDRAIALFWVDFIEKKGG; encoded by the exons ATGGCAGGTAAAGATGAGGTTAAGCTTCTGGGCTTCTGGGCCAGCCCCTTTGCTCTGAGAGTCATGATTGCCCTTGAAGAAAAGGGCATCAAATATGAGTATATAGAAGAAGATCTATTGTCTAAAAAGAGCCCCCTGTTGCTGGAATTGAATCCTGTGCATAAGCAGGTACCTGTTCTTATTCATAATGGCAGGCCTGTGGTTGAGTCTGCCATTATATTGCAATATATTGATGAGGTATGGAGTAATGGTCTGGCTTTCTTACCATCTGATCCATATGATCGAGCTATAGCTCTATTTTGGGTAGATTTCATAGAAAAGAAG GGAGGTTGA
- the LOC131033140 gene encoding probable glutathione S-transferase: MVLLQRKFQLRLKEKSLEMAGEDEVKFLGFWASHFSLRVLIGLEEKGIKYEYVEEDLLINKSPLLLEMNPVHKQVPVLIHNGRPVIDSAIILQYIDEVWSNGPAFLPSDPYDRATARFWIDFIGNKLFVQGRLLYRTKKEEQEEGKRQVIEGLEILEETLKGKEYFGGTTFGIVDIAFAPLMSFFHTFEVLGDFKFMFEDKFPNIFGWMKKCRERESIKKILPQEEKLLQWAMQVTGRSV, encoded by the exons ATGGTTCTCCTGCAAAGAAAGTTTCAGTTAAGATTGAAGGAGAAATCGCTGGAAATGGCAGGTGAAGATGAGGTTAAGTTTCTGGGCTTCTGGGCCAGCCACTTTTCCCTCAGAGTGTTGATTGGGCTTGAAGAAAAGGGCATCAAATATGAGTATGTGGAAGAAGATCTCTTGATTAATAAGAGCCCCCTGTTGTTGGAGATGAATCCTGTGCATAAGCAGGTACCTGTTCTTATTCACAATGGCAGGCCTGTGATTGATTCTGCAATTATACTGCAATATATTGATGAGGTATGGAGCAATGGCCCTGCTTTCTTACCATCTGATCCATATGATCGCGCCACGGCTCGATTCTGGATAGATTTTATAGGAAACAAG CTTTTTGTTCAAGGGAGGTTGCTATACCGAACTaagaaagaagaacaagaagaaggaaagCGACAAGTTATAGAAGGTTTGGAAATACTAGAAGAAACACTCAAAGGGAAAGAGTATTTTGGAGGAACTACTTTTGGAATAGTAGATATTGCATTTGCCCCACTGATGAGTTTCTTTCATACTTTCGAAGTATTGGGAGATTTTAAGTTTATGTTTGAAGATAAATTTCCAAACATTTTTGGCTGGATGAAGaaatgtagagagagggagagcaTCAAGAAAATACTTCCACAAGAAGAAAAATTGCTACAATGGGCAATGCAAGTCACAGGGCGTTCTGTTTAG